A DNA window from Ficedula albicollis isolate OC2 chromosome 1, FicAlb1.5, whole genome shotgun sequence contains the following coding sequences:
- the N4BP2L2 gene encoding NEDD4-binding protein 2-like 2 isoform X2 has protein sequence MKLMEGACEKFPEDDNTDTQKKMDVERKSNGWIPTCALDNQGQHEMQKREEIPTGALGSLNEVLPENNPVLSQPVDLGTVQNINPPFASVNDSKVEEERDPSITNNVDEDNTEKSSTAFLVNRNESDEDFFTSKDFIGPIYKPPKSNKQDKSGNCNEWNTGGDENELHANKCKRKEVKKMPAVSATAPEIDDELDQFYKEIHQLENENLDTNVQEKETEISQEQHTPFKSSQSSQENYQPVLSVSPQPFYENRQCCLGEQNSQKTSSEQQLVVETGGWKTENTFNGQVDTWNCSVPEFRPAWQTRASFKKPQGHFPPRLTHQSHFQIFDPPPRIPNVPPSQNAGPLYESYHHYHGNTDTNSHGPLLDQNTSYSGHTDIHTTQVFRNGNNDQIGLQSSGFCETREECWRDSKADSTEGMHSFSSLQLSEERFSCSQKLLLILRGLPGSGKSTLSRVLLGQSCDGVVLSTDDYFRQQYGYTYNAAQLGDAHEWNRKRAKQAMEQGKSPVIIDNTNTQAWEMKPYVEVEE, from the exons ATGAAGTTAATGGAAGGAGCTTGTGAGAAATTCCCTGAGGATGATAACACAGATACTCAGAAGAAAATGGACGTTGAGAGAAAATCAAATGGTTGGATACCTACGTGTGCCTTAGATAACCAAGGGCAACATGAAATGCAGAAACGAGAGGAGATACCTACTGGTGCCTTGGGATCCTTGAATGAAgttcttcctgaaaataatCCAGTGCTTAGTCAGCCAGTTGATTTGGGAACTGTGCAGAATATAAATCCTCCGTTTGCATCAGTAAATGACTCTAAAGTTGAAGAAGAGAGGGACCCTTCTATTACAAATAATGTTGATGAAG ATAATACTGAGAAAAGCAGTACAGCATTCTTAGTAAATAGAAATGAATCAGATGAAGACTTTTTTACAAGCAAAGATTTTATAGGACCTATTTACAAGCCTCCCAAAAGTAACAAACAGGACAAATCTGGCAATTGCAACGAATGGAACACTGGAGGAGATGAGAATGAATTACATGCAAACAAATGTAAAAGAAAGGAGGTGAAGAAGATGCCTGCTGTTTCTGCCACTGCACCAGAAATAGATGATGAACTGGATCAGTTCTACAAAGAAATTCaccagctggaaaatgaaaatttagatACTAAtgttcaggaaaaagaaactgaaatttctcAGGAGCAACACACTCCATTTAAGTCTAGTCAAAGCTCACAAGAGAATTATCAACCTGTACTTTCAGTGAGCCCACAGCCGTTTTACGAGAATAGACAGTGTTGTTTGGGGGAGCAGAACAGTCAGAAAACAAGCAGTGAGCAGCAGTTAGTTGTGGAAACAGGtggctggaaaactgaaaatacctTTAATGGCCAAGTAGATACTTGGAACTGTTCAGTGCCTGAATTCAGACCTGCTTGGCAGACTAGAGCATCTTTCAAAAAACCTCAGGGACATTTTCCTCCTAGATTAACCCATCAATCCCATTTTCAGATATTTGATCCCCCACCACGAATCCCAAATGTTCCCCCTTCTCAGAATGCGGGACCTCTTTATGAAAGTTACCATCATTACCATGGAAATACTGATACCAACAGTCATGGTCCATTGCTTGATCAGAATACCAGCTATTCTGGTCATACTGACATCCATACTACTCAGGTCTtcaggaatgggaataatgATCAGATTGGACTCCAAAGTAGTGGTTTCTGTGAAACCCGAGAAGAGTGTTGGAGGGATTCAAAAGCTGACAGTACAGAAGGAATGCACAGCTTTTCTTCATTGCAGTTATCTGAAGAAAGATTCAGTTGTTCACAGAAATTGCTTCTAATCTTAAGAGGCCTACCAGGTTCAGGGAAGTCAACACTTTCTCG TGTTCTGCTTGGTCAGAGTTGTGATGGCGTTGTGCTCAGCACGGATGATTATTTTCGTCAGCAGTATGGATACACCTATAATGCTGCTCAGCTTGGTGATGCACATGAGTGGAACCGGAAGAGAG CAAAGCAAGCAATGGAGCAGGGAAAATCTCCAGTTATAATAGACAACACTAATACTCAGGCCTGGGAAATGAAGCCATACGTGGAAGTG gagGAATAA
- the N4BP2L2 gene encoding NEDD4-binding protein 2-like 2 isoform X1 gives MKLMEGACEKFPEDDNTDTQKKMDVERKSNGWIPTCALDNQGQHEMQKREEIPTGALGSLNEVLPENNPVLSQPVDLGTVQNINPPFASVNDSKVEEERDPSITNNVDEDNTEKSSTAFLVNRNESDEDFFTSKDFIGPIYKPPKSNKQDKSGNCNEWNTGGDENELHANKCKRKEVKKMPAVSATAPEIDDELDQFYKEIHQLENENLDTNVQEKETEISQEQHTPFKSSQSSQENYQPVLSVSPQPFYENRQCCLGEQNSQKTSSEQQLVVETGGWKTENTFNGQVDTWNCSVPEFRPAWQTRASFKKPQGHFPPRLTHQSHFQIFDPPPRIPNVPPSQNAGPLYESYHHYHGNTDTNSHGPLLDQNTSYSGHTDIHTTQVFRNGNNDQIGLQSSGFCETREECWRDSKADSTEGMHSFSSLQLSEERFSCSQKLLLILRGLPGSGKSTLSRVLLGQSCDGVVLSTDDYFRQQYGYTYNAAQLGDAHEWNRKRAKQAMEQGKSPVIIDNTNTQAWEMKPYVEVALEKGYRVEFHEPNTWWKFDPEELEKRNKHGVTREKIAQMLERYEYQISIPIVMNSVVPPHKNTLQRRPRWGDNTDSWSSFSISSSQ, from the exons ATGAAGTTAATGGAAGGAGCTTGTGAGAAATTCCCTGAGGATGATAACACAGATACTCAGAAGAAAATGGACGTTGAGAGAAAATCAAATGGTTGGATACCTACGTGTGCCTTAGATAACCAAGGGCAACATGAAATGCAGAAACGAGAGGAGATACCTACTGGTGCCTTGGGATCCTTGAATGAAgttcttcctgaaaataatCCAGTGCTTAGTCAGCCAGTTGATTTGGGAACTGTGCAGAATATAAATCCTCCGTTTGCATCAGTAAATGACTCTAAAGTTGAAGAAGAGAGGGACCCTTCTATTACAAATAATGTTGATGAAG ATAATACTGAGAAAAGCAGTACAGCATTCTTAGTAAATAGAAATGAATCAGATGAAGACTTTTTTACAAGCAAAGATTTTATAGGACCTATTTACAAGCCTCCCAAAAGTAACAAACAGGACAAATCTGGCAATTGCAACGAATGGAACACTGGAGGAGATGAGAATGAATTACATGCAAACAAATGTAAAAGAAAGGAGGTGAAGAAGATGCCTGCTGTTTCTGCCACTGCACCAGAAATAGATGATGAACTGGATCAGTTCTACAAAGAAATTCaccagctggaaaatgaaaatttagatACTAAtgttcaggaaaaagaaactgaaatttctcAGGAGCAACACACTCCATTTAAGTCTAGTCAAAGCTCACAAGAGAATTATCAACCTGTACTTTCAGTGAGCCCACAGCCGTTTTACGAGAATAGACAGTGTTGTTTGGGGGAGCAGAACAGTCAGAAAACAAGCAGTGAGCAGCAGTTAGTTGTGGAAACAGGtggctggaaaactgaaaatacctTTAATGGCCAAGTAGATACTTGGAACTGTTCAGTGCCTGAATTCAGACCTGCTTGGCAGACTAGAGCATCTTTCAAAAAACCTCAGGGACATTTTCCTCCTAGATTAACCCATCAATCCCATTTTCAGATATTTGATCCCCCACCACGAATCCCAAATGTTCCCCCTTCTCAGAATGCGGGACCTCTTTATGAAAGTTACCATCATTACCATGGAAATACTGATACCAACAGTCATGGTCCATTGCTTGATCAGAATACCAGCTATTCTGGTCATACTGACATCCATACTACTCAGGTCTtcaggaatgggaataatgATCAGATTGGACTCCAAAGTAGTGGTTTCTGTGAAACCCGAGAAGAGTGTTGGAGGGATTCAAAAGCTGACAGTACAGAAGGAATGCACAGCTTTTCTTCATTGCAGTTATCTGAAGAAAGATTCAGTTGTTCACAGAAATTGCTTCTAATCTTAAGAGGCCTACCAGGTTCAGGGAAGTCAACACTTTCTCG TGTTCTGCTTGGTCAGAGTTGTGATGGCGTTGTGCTCAGCACGGATGATTATTTTCGTCAGCAGTATGGATACACCTATAATGCTGCTCAGCTTGGTGATGCACATGAGTGGAACCGGAAGAGAG CAAAGCAAGCAATGGAGCAGGGAAAATCTCCAGTTATAATAGACAACACTAATACTCAGGCCTGGGAAATGAAGCCATACGTGGAAGTG GCTCTAGAAAAAGGATACAGAGTGGAATTCCATGAGCCAAATACTTGGTGGAAGTTTGATCCTGAGGAATTAGAAAA gagGAATAAGCATGGGGTCACTCGTGAGAAGATTGCTCAGATGTTGGAACGATACGAATATCAAATATCCATCCCTATTGTCATGAATTCAGTGGTACCTCCCCACAAAAACACTCTGCAGAGAAGACCTAGGTGGGGAGACAATACAGACTCATGGAGTTCTTTCAGTATTTCCAGTAGCCAGTAA